The following coding sequences lie in one Aquabacterium olei genomic window:
- the ligD gene encoding DNA ligase D yields the protein MKPAGDALSRYRAKRNFERTEEPPGDPGRSGNRLGFVIQKHAATRLHYDFRLELDGVLLSWAVPKGPSYDPTERRMAIEVEAHPLSYARFEGRIPPGQYGAGTVIVWDEGWWTPEGDPQQALKAGKLVFTLHGQKMQGRWELVRIARGGERQPPWLLFKKRDAHARPHAEFDVVSAWPDSVLAHPLSEADRRAVFPAVHAPAPAPALPVSHDDVENPGEPPSPGSLRGARKAALPATLAPQLATLASALPAEGEWRCELKLDGYRLLIRIARGRARLLTRSGLDWSDRMPHLVKAFAALGLNAGWLDGEIVVLGPQGTPDFHALQNAFDAGRRTDDIVCFLFDVPYADGHDLRAVPLQARRAWLRGLLATHATRHDDGLLRFSADFDAPVQTVLGTACALGLEGVMAKRQDAPYVSARTETWLKLKCRQRQEFVVCGYAPRSDDADRVGALLLGVHDAQGRLVPAGNVGTGWSAEQARALRQRLAPLEMPSPPFDGQAVPEAGTQIGRRTGRKRPPTRSETEARWLRPQQVAEVAFSAWTPDHRIRHATFIALRDDKPARAIVREQPRLPDTPQPMSRPLKVTHGERVLDATSGVTKLDLVRYYAAVANRMLPHLQGRPCALLRAPEGVGGALFFQRHGGPGRAPELTELDPALWPGHAALLSVDHADALVAAAQWNAIEFHTWNAPARHMDRPDRMVFDLDPGEGTIWPQVQEGALLVRTLLEELRLACWLKTSGGKGLHVVVPIVPRWPHEVVKALSKAMVQHLARTLPSRFVARSGPANRVGRIFVDYLRNGHAATTVAAFSARARPGLGVSMPVAWDDLASLRSGAHWTVQTAREHLSFQSVDPWADYARTPQALDDAMAAMGLRPASVAS from the coding sequence GTGAAGCCCGCCGGCGACGCGCTGTCGCGCTACCGGGCCAAGCGCAACTTCGAGCGCACGGAGGAGCCGCCGGGCGATCCCGGGCGCTCCGGCAACCGCCTGGGCTTCGTCATCCAGAAGCACGCGGCCACCCGGCTGCACTACGACTTCCGGCTGGAGCTCGATGGCGTGCTGCTTTCCTGGGCCGTGCCCAAAGGGCCGAGCTATGACCCGACCGAGCGTCGCATGGCGATCGAAGTCGAAGCTCATCCACTGAGCTATGCCCGTTTTGAAGGGCGCATCCCACCGGGCCAGTACGGGGCGGGCACCGTCATCGTGTGGGACGAGGGCTGGTGGACGCCGGAGGGCGATCCGCAGCAGGCACTGAAGGCAGGGAAGCTCGTGTTCACCCTGCACGGCCAGAAGATGCAGGGCCGGTGGGAGCTGGTGCGCATCGCACGCGGCGGCGAGCGCCAGCCGCCCTGGCTGCTGTTCAAGAAGCGCGACGCGCATGCGCGACCCCATGCCGAGTTCGATGTGGTGTCTGCGTGGCCGGACAGCGTGCTCGCCCACCCCCTCTCCGAGGCCGATCGCCGCGCGGTGTTTCCCGCCGTGCACGCGCCTGCGCCTGCGCCTGCTTTGCCCGTGTCGCATGACGACGTGGAAAACCCCGGTGAGCCCCCCTCTCCAGGCAGCCTGCGGGGCGCGCGCAAGGCCGCCCTGCCCGCCACCCTGGCGCCCCAGTTGGCCACGCTCGCATCGGCGCTGCCGGCCGAAGGCGAATGGCGCTGCGAACTCAAACTCGACGGCTATCGCCTGCTCATCCGCATCGCCCGCGGGCGGGCCCGGCTGCTCACACGCAGCGGGCTCGACTGGTCTGATCGCATGCCGCATCTGGTGAAGGCCTTTGCCGCGCTGGGCCTGAACGCCGGATGGCTGGACGGCGAGATCGTCGTGCTCGGCCCGCAGGGCACGCCCGATTTCCATGCCCTGCAGAATGCGTTCGACGCCGGCCGGCGGACCGACGACATCGTTTGTTTTCTGTTCGATGTGCCCTACGCCGATGGCCACGACCTGCGGGCGGTGCCCCTGCAGGCAAGGCGGGCGTGGCTGCGGGGTCTGCTGGCCACCCACGCCACCCGGCACGACGACGGCCTGCTGCGTTTCAGTGCCGACTTCGACGCGCCTGTGCAGACGGTGCTGGGCACGGCCTGTGCGCTCGGCCTGGAAGGCGTGATGGCCAAACGCCAGGATGCACCCTATGTGTCGGCACGCACGGAGACGTGGCTGAAACTGAAGTGCCGACAGCGTCAGGAGTTCGTGGTGTGCGGCTACGCCCCGCGCAGTGACGATGCAGACCGCGTGGGCGCCCTGCTGCTGGGTGTGCACGACGCACAAGGGCGGCTGGTGCCGGCCGGCAACGTGGGCACGGGCTGGAGCGCCGAGCAGGCGCGCGCGCTGCGCCAGCGATTGGCCCCGCTGGAGATGCCCAGCCCGCCCTTCGACGGCCAGGCAGTGCCCGAAGCCGGCACGCAGATCGGCCGGCGCACCGGCCGCAAGCGCCCGCCCACCCGCAGCGAGACCGAGGCCCGGTGGCTGCGGCCTCAACAGGTGGCCGAAGTGGCGTTCAGCGCCTGGACGCCCGACCACCGCATCCGGCACGCCACTTTCATCGCCCTGCGCGACGACAAGCCGGCGCGGGCCATCGTGCGAGAGCAGCCGCGTCTCCCCGACACCCCACAGCCCATGTCGCGCCCGCTCAAGGTCACCCATGGCGAGCGGGTGCTCGACGCGACCTCGGGTGTCACCAAGCTCGATCTCGTTCGTTACTACGCCGCCGTGGCCAACCGCATGCTGCCGCACCTGCAAGGCCGTCCATGTGCGCTTTTACGCGCCCCGGAAGGCGTGGGCGGCGCGCTGTTCTTTCAACGACACGGCGGCCCCGGCCGCGCACCGGAGTTGACCGAGCTGGACCCGGCGTTGTGGCCCGGCCACGCGGCACTGCTGTCGGTGGACCACGCCGATGCCCTGGTGGCCGCCGCGCAGTGGAACGCCATCGAGTTCCACACCTGGAACGCGCCCGCCCGCCACATGGACCGCCCCGATCGCATGGTGTTCGACCTTGACCCCGGCGAAGGCACCATCTGGCCGCAGGTGCAGGAAGGCGCGTTGCTGGTGCGCACTCTGCTGGAGGAGCTGAGGCTGGCCTGCTGGCTCAAGACCAGTGGCGGCAAGGGCCTGCATGTGGTGGTGCCCATCGTGCCGCGCTGGCCGCACGAGGTGGTCAAGGCGCTGTCGAAGGCAATGGTGCAGCACCTGGCGCGCACGCTGCCGTCGCGCTTCGTGGCACGCAGCGGGCCGGCCAACCGTGTGGGCCGCATCTTTGTCGACTACCTGCGCAACGGCCATGCCGCGACCACCGTGGCGGCCTTCTCGGCGCGGGCGCGCCCCGGCCTCGGCGTGTCGATGCCCGTAGCATGGGACGACCTGGCGAGCCTGCGCAGCGGCGCACACTGGACGGTGCAGACCGCGCGTGAGCACCTGTCCTTCCAGTCGGTCGACCCGTGGGCCGATTACGCCCGCACGCCTCAGGCGCTCGATGACGCCATGGCTGCCATGGGGCTGCGCCCGGCGTCAGTGGCATCCTGA
- a CDS encoding tetratricopeptide repeat protein: MPGRDTTFSLRQAQDLVGVSRAVIDALIDAGFVTPAAIPSRGRRLSFQDLMLLRTAHALRQARVPPRRIVGALQRLRAALPEALPVTGLRISAAGGQVVVRDAQGDWEPETGQQLLAFEVTPTPSGRLVILPRPQPDDDVATLFQRAVALETVDPRRAEAAYRAALARERDHLDSLLNLGAMLCEQRRCGDAVALYDAALARQPDVAWLHFNRAIALEDQDEVALAAQAYARSLQLDPALADAHFNLARLLELASDHQGAIRHLNAYRRLTTREDAP; the protein is encoded by the coding sequence GTGCCGGGCCGCGACACCACCTTCAGCCTCAGGCAGGCGCAGGACCTGGTCGGCGTGTCGCGCGCCGTGATCGACGCCCTGATCGATGCTGGCTTCGTGACGCCCGCTGCCATCCCGTCGCGGGGCCGGCGCCTGTCGTTCCAGGACCTGATGCTGCTGCGCACCGCCCACGCGCTGCGGCAGGCCCGTGTGCCGCCCCGGCGCATCGTGGGTGCCTTGCAGCGGCTGCGGGCTGCGCTGCCCGAGGCCCTGCCGGTGACGGGCCTGCGCATCTCGGCGGCCGGCGGCCAGGTGGTCGTGCGCGACGCGCAGGGCGACTGGGAGCCCGAGACCGGCCAGCAACTGCTGGCCTTCGAGGTGACGCCCACACCGTCCGGGCGCCTGGTGATCCTGCCCCGGCCGCAGCCGGACGACGACGTGGCCACCCTGTTCCAGCGGGCCGTGGCGCTGGAGACCGTGGACCCGCGCCGGGCGGAAGCAGCCTACCGGGCGGCTCTGGCGCGCGAGCGGGATCACCTGGACAGCCTGCTCAACCTGGGCGCCATGCTGTGCGAGCAGCGCCGCTGCGGTGATGCGGTGGCGCTGTACGACGCGGCGCTCGCGCGGCAGCCCGATGTGGCCTGGCTGCACTTCAACCGGGCGATTGCACTGGAAGACCAGGACGAGGTGGCACTGGCGGCGCAGGCTTATGCGCGCAGCCTGCAGCTGGACCCTGCCCTGGCCGACGCCCACTTCAACCTGGCACGGCTGCTGGAGCTGGCCAGCGACCACCAGGGCGCCATCCGGCACCTGAACGCCTACCGCCGGCTCACCACCCGCGAGGACGCACCGTGA
- the trmL gene encoding tRNA (uridine(34)/cytosine(34)/5-carboxymethylaminomethyluridine(34)-2'-O)-methyltransferase TrmL → MFRIVLVHPEIPPNTGNVIRLAANTGCELHLIEPLGFSMDDKLLRRAGLDYHEYAEVKRHADWAAFLAAMRPDAARMFAFTTRGSRPFHEPAWQPGDWLVFGCETSGLPPALRDTFAPAQRVRLPMREGQRSLNLSNAVAVAVFEAWRQNGYAGGA, encoded by the coding sequence ATGTTCCGCATCGTCCTCGTTCACCCCGAGATCCCGCCCAACACCGGCAACGTGATCCGGCTGGCGGCCAACACCGGCTGCGAGCTGCACCTCATCGAGCCGCTGGGCTTTTCGATGGACGACAAGCTGCTGCGCCGCGCCGGGCTCGACTACCACGAGTACGCCGAGGTGAAGCGGCACGCGGACTGGGCCGCCTTCCTGGCGGCCATGCGGCCCGACGCCGCGCGGATGTTTGCCTTCACCACGCGCGGCAGCCGGCCCTTCCACGAGCCGGCCTGGCAGCCGGGCGACTGGCTGGTGTTCGGCTGCGAAACCAGCGGCCTGCCGCCCGCCTTGCGCGACACCTTTGCCCCGGCCCAGCGCGTGCGCCTGCCCATGCGCGAGGGGCAGCGCAGCCTGAACCTGAGCAATGCGGTGGCCGTGGCGGTGTTCGAGGCCTGGCGGCAGAACGGCTACGCGGGCGGGGCCTGA
- the grxC gene encoding glutaredoxin 3 — MQAVKMYTTQVCPYCQRAKMLLKQRGVEAIEEIRIDVDPAQRDQMMAITGRRTVPQIFIGDTHVGGCDDLIALDQKGGLLPLLNG; from the coding sequence ATGCAAGCCGTCAAGATGTACACCACCCAGGTCTGCCCTTACTGCCAGCGGGCCAAGATGCTGCTCAAGCAGCGCGGGGTCGAGGCCATCGAGGAAATCCGCATCGACGTGGACCCGGCCCAGCGCGACCAGATGATGGCCATCACCGGCCGCCGCACCGTGCCACAGATCTTCATCGGCGACACCCATGTGGGCGGCTGCGACGACCTCATCGCGCTGGACCAGAAGGGCGGCCTGCTGCCGCTGCTCAACGGCTGA
- a CDS encoding HDOD domain-containing protein translates to MADSTTESNALREAHLTLDYLLRRMRHKSDFPALSGAVTRVQALSDSETENLQTLCDGILQDVALTHKLLRLVNTARYRRADSDPISTVSRAVSLIGLAGVRNLALSLMLLEHMPDKAHAQQLKEAFLRVVMAGTLASELCTRRDDAEAAFVGALFRNLGPLLVAYYLPDDAEQIGQLTQGGPDGQPPISEEAAARRVLGLGLNQLGVSVGRLWSLPDALLACIVDPGDTVPNLPLAGRPDRVWWLASLANEAAEVMLKTEPVDLAPRLQALEARFQVPLEMASGELQAAAGRARRRMSELTDALNMTVPGGSPAERLLDVWYVDAPQGEVGGPGPTPEALGLTESPDDGALPARPTEAHDAVSILGSGIQDVTSVLTGPFQLQEVLQVILETMLRALDCRRVLFCLRDPRAAALQGRLALGEGGDVLRNAFRVPLVHARGETPDLFAAVCLRNVDTLIADASAPAVAPRLPTWFRERVQAPTFLLMPLVLKRAGQPDAVLGLIYADKTEANSLVLDEQTLSLLRTLRNQAIMAFRQATGM, encoded by the coding sequence ATGGCCGACTCCACCACCGAATCCAACGCCCTGCGCGAAGCCCACCTGACGCTGGACTACCTGTTGCGGCGCATGCGCCACAAGAGCGACTTTCCGGCGCTCTCGGGTGCCGTCACCCGCGTGCAGGCCCTGTCCGACTCCGAGACCGAGAACCTGCAGACCCTGTGCGACGGCATCCTGCAGGATGTGGCCCTGACCCACAAGCTGCTGCGCCTGGTCAACACCGCGCGCTACCGCCGGGCCGACAGCGACCCGATCAGCACCGTGTCGCGGGCCGTGAGCCTGATCGGGCTGGCTGGCGTGCGCAACCTCGCGCTCTCGCTGATGCTGCTGGAGCACATGCCGGACAAGGCCCACGCCCAGCAGCTGAAAGAGGCCTTCCTGCGCGTGGTGATGGCGGGCACGCTGGCCAGCGAACTGTGCACCCGCCGCGACGATGCCGAAGCCGCCTTCGTGGGCGCGCTGTTCCGCAACCTCGGGCCCTTGCTGGTGGCCTATTACCTGCCGGATGACGCCGAGCAGATCGGGCAGCTGACACAGGGTGGGCCGGACGGCCAGCCACCCATCTCGGAAGAAGCGGCCGCGCGACGCGTGCTGGGTCTCGGACTGAACCAGCTCGGGGTGAGCGTCGGGCGCCTCTGGAGCCTGCCGGACGCGCTGCTGGCCTGCATCGTGGACCCTGGCGACACCGTGCCCAACCTGCCGCTCGCAGGGCGGCCCGACCGCGTCTGGTGGCTCGCCAGCCTGGCCAACGAGGCCGCGGAGGTGATGCTCAAGACCGAGCCGGTCGACCTGGCGCCGCGCCTGCAGGCCCTGGAGGCGCGCTTTCAGGTGCCGCTCGAGATGGCGTCCGGCGAACTGCAAGCCGCGGCCGGCCGCGCCCGCCGCCGCATGAGCGAGCTCACCGACGCGCTCAACATGACCGTGCCCGGCGGCTCGCCCGCCGAGCGCCTGCTCGACGTCTGGTACGTCGATGCCCCGCAGGGCGAGGTGGGCGGCCCCGGGCCCACCCCCGAAGCGCTCGGCCTGACCGAGTCGCCGGACGACGGTGCGCTGCCCGCCCGCCCCACCGAGGCGCACGATGCCGTCAGCATCCTCGGCAGCGGCATCCAGGACGTGACCAGCGTGCTCACCGGACCGTTCCAGCTGCAGGAAGTGCTGCAGGTCATCCTCGAGACCATGCTGCGCGCGCTCGATTGCCGCCGCGTGCTCTTCTGCCTGCGCGACCCGCGCGCCGCGGCCTTGCAGGGCCGGCTGGCGCTGGGCGAGGGCGGCGACGTGCTGCGCAACGCCTTCCGCGTGCCGCTGGTGCATGCCCGGGGCGAGACCCCCGACCTGTTTGCCGCCGTGTGCCTGCGCAACGTCGACACGCTGATCGCGGACGCCTCGGCCCCTGCGGTGGCGCCACGCCTGCCCACCTGGTTCCGCGAGCGCGTGCAGGCACCCACCTTCCTGCTGATGCCGCTGGTGCTCAAGCGGGCCGGCCAGCCCGATGCGGTGCTCGGTCTCATCTATGCCGACAAGACCGAGGCCAACAGCCTGGTGCTCGACGAGCAGACCCTGTCGCTGCTGCGCACCCTGCGCAACCAGGCCATCATGGCCTTCCGTCAGGCCACGGGCATGTGA
- the secB gene encoding protein-export chaperone SecB: MSDQAAQPSFAIQRIYLKDLSLEMPNAPQVLLEQGQPQVDVQLNLHAEPVTDGIYEVAVTATVTTKVNDKTLFLVEAKQAGLFEIRNIPQEQLQPIIAIACPQIVYPYLRATVADVINRTGFPPVHLTEVNFQAMYEAQLAQAAGDQAANA, translated from the coding sequence ATGAGCGACCAAGCCGCACAACCGTCTTTTGCCATCCAGCGCATCTACCTGAAGGACCTGTCCCTCGAGATGCCCAATGCACCGCAGGTGCTGCTGGAGCAGGGCCAGCCCCAGGTCGATGTGCAGCTGAACCTGCACGCCGAGCCGGTCACCGACGGCATCTACGAAGTGGCGGTGACCGCCACCGTGACCACCAAGGTCAACGACAAGACCCTGTTCCTGGTGGAAGCCAAGCAGGCTGGCCTGTTCGAGATCCGCAACATCCCGCAGGAACAGCTGCAGCCGATCATCGCGATTGCCTGCCCGCAGATCGTCTACCCCTACCTGCGCGCCACCGTGGCCGACGTCATCAACCGCACTGGCTTCCCGCCCGTGCACCTGACCGAAGTCAACTTCCAGGCCATGTACGAAGCCCAGCTGGCCCAGGCCGCTGGCGACCAGGCCGCCAACGCCTGA
- a CDS encoding glutathione peroxidase, with product MRPLSEIQVTTIDGQTRPLGDFLGKATLVVNVASKCGFTPQYKGLEALYRANKDKGLVVLGFPCDQFGHQEPGDEAEIQSFCSLNYDVTFPMFAKVDVNGAGAHPLYQALKQAAPGLLGSEGVKWNFTKFLLDGQGRVVDRFAPVTRPESLQGAIDKLIA from the coding sequence ATGCGCCCCCTCTCCGAGATCCAGGTGACCACGATCGACGGTCAGACCCGTCCGCTGGGCGATTTCCTCGGCAAGGCCACGCTCGTGGTGAACGTGGCCAGCAAATGCGGCTTCACCCCGCAGTACAAGGGGCTGGAGGCGCTGTACCGCGCCAACAAGGACAAGGGGCTGGTCGTGCTCGGCTTCCCCTGCGACCAGTTCGGTCACCAGGAGCCGGGTGACGAGGCCGAAATCCAGTCCTTCTGCAGCCTGAACTACGACGTGACCTTCCCGATGTTCGCCAAGGTCGATGTCAACGGGGCCGGCGCCCACCCGCTCTACCAGGCGCTGAAACAGGCGGCACCCGGCCTGCTCGGCAGTGAAGGCGTGAAGTGGAACTTCACCAAGTTCCTGCTCGACGGGCAAGGCCGTGTGGTCGACCGGTTCGCGCCCGTCACCCGCCCGGAGAGCCTGCAGGGCGCCATCGACAAGCTCATTGCTTGA
- a CDS encoding NAD(P)H-dependent glycerol-3-phosphate dehydrogenase, translating into MNLTVQDLAAPDTPSTPGPSLTVLGAGAWGTALAISAARHNTAVRLWARDAAQVAEMQAARCNTRYLPEAPFPDALQLEADFDAAIAPCRGGRGLVIIGTPMAALGSMLQRLPDDVSALWLCKGFEKGTGLLGHEVAQSLRPGLRCGVLSGPSFAREVALGLPTALVAAAADATLAEQAVSAFHSDSLRVYTSADPVGVEVGGAVKNVLAIATGIADGMELGLNARAALITRGLAEMTRLGLALGARADTFMGLSGLGDLVLTATGSLSRNRTVGLQLATGKPLAQILSELGHVAEGVYSAATVWQRAQALGVAMPITEAVVAVLEGRQTPREAVGALMRREAKAEGGHA; encoded by the coding sequence ATGAACCTCACGGTTCAAGACCTCGCCGCCCCGGACACGCCCTCGACACCCGGCCCGTCGCTGACGGTGCTGGGTGCCGGCGCGTGGGGCACTGCCCTGGCCATCAGCGCGGCGCGGCACAACACGGCCGTGCGCCTGTGGGCGCGCGATGCCGCCCAGGTGGCCGAGATGCAGGCTGCGCGGTGCAACACCCGTTACCTGCCTGAAGCCCCCTTCCCCGACGCCCTGCAACTTGAGGCCGATTTCGACGCGGCCATCGCGCCGTGCCGCGGGGGACGCGGGCTGGTCATCATCGGCACGCCGATGGCCGCGCTGGGCAGCATGCTGCAGCGCCTGCCCGACGACGTGTCGGCGCTGTGGCTGTGCAAGGGCTTCGAGAAGGGCACCGGGCTGCTCGGCCATGAGGTCGCGCAGTCGCTGCGCCCCGGCCTGCGCTGCGGCGTGCTCTCCGGCCCGAGCTTCGCGCGTGAAGTGGCCCTCGGGTTGCCCACCGCGCTGGTGGCCGCCGCGGCCGACGCCACGCTGGCCGAACAGGCCGTGTCGGCCTTCCACTCCGACAGCCTGCGCGTCTACACCTCGGCCGACCCGGTCGGCGTCGAGGTGGGCGGCGCGGTGAAGAACGTGCTCGCCATTGCCACCGGCATTGCTGACGGCATGGAACTGGGCCTCAACGCCCGTGCCGCGCTCATCACGCGGGGCCTGGCCGAGATGACCCGCCTGGGCCTGGCGCTGGGCGCGCGCGCCGACACCTTCATGGGCCTGTCGGGTCTGGGCGACCTGGTGCTGACCGCCACCGGCAGCCTGTCGCGCAACCGCACAGTCGGCCTGCAGCTGGCCACGGGCAAACCGCTGGCGCAGATCCTGAGCGAGCTGGGCCACGTGGCCGAAGGCGTCTACAGCGCCGCCACGGTGTGGCAGCGCGCGCAGGCGCTGGGTGTGGCCATGCCGATCACCGAAGCGGTGGTGGCCGTGCTGGAAGGCCGGCAGACCCCGCGCGAGGCCGTGGGCGCACTGATGCGGCGCGAAGCCAAGGCCGAAGGCGGCCACGCCTGA
- a CDS encoding rhodanese-like domain-containing protein: MTSSSFLADNWYWIVAAVGSGGMLAWQQIQGAAASGLSPSAAVLMVNKEKAQIIDVCEPTEFAAGHAVGAKNVPLGQIASGKGLPSNKKTPLVVMCATGVRANKAVAELKKLGHENVQPLAGGLRAWREANLPVEKA, encoded by the coding sequence ATGACTTCCTCGAGCTTCCTGGCAGACAACTGGTACTGGATCGTGGCGGCCGTCGGCTCCGGCGGCATGCTCGCGTGGCAGCAGATCCAGGGCGCGGCCGCGTCAGGCCTGTCGCCGTCGGCCGCAGTGCTGATGGTCAATAAGGAAAAGGCCCAGATCATCGACGTGTGCGAGCCCACCGAGTTCGCCGCCGGCCACGCCGTGGGCGCCAAGAACGTGCCGCTGGGCCAGATCGCCTCGGGCAAGGGCCTGCCTTCGAACAAGAAGACGCCGCTCGTGGTGATGTGCGCCACCGGCGTGCGCGCCAACAAGGCCGTGGCCGAACTCAAGAAGCTGGGCCACGAGAACGTGCAGCCGCTGGCCGGCGGCCTGCGTGCCTGGCGGGAAGCCAACCTGCCGGTCGAGAAGGCCTGA
- a CDS encoding Ku protein, translated as MAAARSIASLTLGFGLVSIPIRLYSATDSGASVRFHLLAPDGSRLKQQYVSEQTGKVVPRDQMMKGYEVEKDQFVLFQPDELKRLEETASHVIDIVAFIPEGAVDPLYYDKAYLLAPDKRGGKPYALLVAAMRESGQCALARWAWRARQHVVQVRATEDGLVLQQLLYADEVRSLKDLAIEPVEVAPSELKLALQLIDQISTDRYDPTAFEDEERKRVLAAIDEKIAGRQVVASARGEDAPQGGQVVDLMAALRASLGKPTAAPREAAPPARKAAGAEAGNVTPLDAGARKAPKRAARTPAPEAAPAPRSRARK; from the coding sequence ATGGCCGCTGCGCGTTCGATTGCCTCGTTGACGCTGGGCTTCGGCCTCGTGTCCATCCCGATCCGGCTGTACTCGGCCACCGACTCGGGTGCGTCGGTGCGCTTCCACCTGCTCGCGCCCGATGGCTCGCGGCTGAAGCAGCAGTACGTGTCCGAGCAGACAGGCAAGGTCGTGCCGCGTGACCAGATGATGAAGGGCTACGAGGTCGAGAAGGACCAGTTCGTGCTGTTCCAGCCCGATGAACTGAAGCGCCTGGAAGAGACCGCCAGCCACGTGATCGACATCGTGGCCTTCATTCCGGAAGGTGCGGTCGACCCCCTTTACTACGACAAGGCCTACCTGCTGGCCCCGGACAAGCGCGGCGGCAAGCCCTATGCGCTGCTGGTGGCCGCCATGCGGGAGAGCGGCCAGTGCGCGCTGGCGCGCTGGGCCTGGCGGGCCCGCCAGCATGTGGTGCAGGTGCGGGCCACCGAGGACGGACTGGTGCTGCAGCAACTGCTGTATGCCGACGAGGTGCGGTCGCTGAAGGACCTGGCGATCGAGCCAGTGGAGGTCGCCCCGTCCGAGCTGAAACTCGCCTTGCAGCTGATCGACCAGATCTCGACCGACCGCTACGACCCGACGGCCTTCGAAGACGAGGAGCGCAAGCGGGTGCTGGCGGCCATCGACGAAAAGATTGCAGGACGACAGGTGGTGGCTTCGGCACGCGGCGAGGACGCCCCGCAGGGTGGTCAGGTGGTGGACCTGATGGCCGCGCTGCGGGCCAGCCTCGGCAAGCCGACCGCGGCCCCGAGGGAGGCCGCCCCGCCGGCACGCAAGGCCGCCGGCGCCGAGGCCGGCAACGTGACCCCGCTGGACGCCGGCGCCCGCAAGGCGCCGAAACGCGCAGCCCGGACGCCCGCCCCCGAGGCCGCGCCGGCACCGCGCAGCCGGGCTCGCAAGTAA